ATTATTAAAAATATTTTTTTCATTTCGATCCTCCGGTTGATTACCTGACTCTTACCGTTGAAGCGTTGATAACCTTAGCAAGAATTTTAACCTTACTTTGCAAATTGCGTACCGTAACCGTTTCACCGATCCCGCCATCTTCCAGAACTTCGGCAGGAACACTTAAACGGATGTTAACACCTCGATATTCAAGAGAAACATTATCCCCTCTGGCGACAACCGGGGAAAGTTCAATAGAGCTTTTCTTGATGGGCTGGCCTGTGCCTATCGGACTCTTGACACGCCATGGTCCACCCTTTCCATCCCAGACCTCTGACCCGAGATAAGCGATATTTTTACGCTTCCAGGTAAGGAGATCGGGGGTAATCTCCTCCAGCCGGTTTATGGGACGGACGGGGCATGGCACGGCCCGCCATAGATTAAGAAAGAAACTTGATGAAATTCGCCTGACAACCCTGCCGTCTATGCTGACAACATTAAGCCTTATATTATTACGACCGGGTTCCAGCTTTCCGTTAAGTTCAACGGAGAGCCTGTCTGTGGGATCAGAGAAAAAGATATAATCAGGCAGCATAAACTTATCGAGTTCAGTCTGACCGTCGAAAGCAGCCAGATTCGGAGTCAAAAAGTTGACCACTTTACTTCTGATTTCCACCTCCGACAAAATGCGGCCACCGGTCTGAATACGTATCTGACTTGGAATAATGCATTTCGAAACAAGCTCGCCAAGATAATGATAAAGAACTTTTTTGAGCTTATCCCGGCTGACGGTAAGGGCACGGCGTCCTTTAGGAGCTGCGTTCCAAAGCTCCACTGCTGAAAGGTCCCGCACTGTTTTAGGAGGAAGGTTTCCGTAGAATTCCGCAATTTCCCCAAGAGTGACTCTGGGACCGGATGTAACGGCAGCGGATTTGATTTTTATTCTCCAGTCATCTTTTTTATTATCAGCATGGGCCGAGCCGAAAACCAGAGCCAGAGTTACAACTGCCGCAACAGTAAGTAATAATGGCTTTACCGTCCTTGTAATTATTTCCTGCATATTCATCATTAAAATCCCGTATTGTTCAGACCTGACAATGTCGTCATGCCGCCTTCTCAATACTCAGGCTACCTCTTTACATTAATAGCCGTCTGAAGCATCGAATCGGAAGTTGTCATGGCCTTGGAGTTTGTTTCATAAGCGCGCTGGCCGACAATGAGTCCAACCATTTCGTCAACAAGCTCAACGTTTGAACCTTCAAGGTAGCCCTGTGAAAGTGTTCCGAACTGATCATCACCGGGAACGCCTTCTACTGCTGCACCTGAACCTTCGGTTTCGAGATAAAGGTTTTTACCGATTGCATTGAGTCCCGGGGGGTTGATGAAATCGTAGATAGGTACATCAACACCAGCCAGCTCAACACCATTTTTATCAAGGGCCGAAAAACGTCCCTGCTCAGTAATAACAACGCTTGAAGTTTCCGGCGGAACAACAAATTCAGGCTGAAGCGGGTACCCTTGGGCGGTAACAAGACGACCGTCACTGTCCAGCTCAAAAGCTCCGGCGCGGGTGTAGGCATCTTCCCCGTTGTAATCCACCCGGAAAAAGCCCCTGCCCTCAATGGCGACATCAAGGGTGTTGCCGGTATTCTGAAAAGTTCCCTGAGAAAAGAACTTATGCACAGTCACCGGTTTGACTCCAAGGCCGACCTGCATACCTGTAGGCAGTCTGTTTCCAGCCTGATTGGTTGCACCGGCAATCTGCATGGTCTGGTACATAAGGTCTTCAAATTCAGCCCTGCTCTTTTTAAACCCCTGAGTATTAACGTTGGCGAGGTTGTTGGAAAGAACATCAATGTGCGTCTGCTGGGCGACCATTCCGGTAGCGGCAGTCCAAAGTGAACGCATCATAACTCTATCCCCCTGTCTTATTAATTAATATTTATTCTAAGCCCTTACAGAGCCGACTTTATCAATTACGGTTTTATCCAGAGTATCGGTTCCGGTGAGCATCTTCTGATACATTTCAAAAGTGCGCTGACTTTCAATCATCGAAACCATCTCAGTCACAATTTCAACATTGGATTTTTCGATAAATCCCTGCTTTACAGTTGAGTCCGAAGGGACTTCATTGCCATCAAAGGAAAAAAGATTTTCTCCTTCTTTTTTGAGTCCCTTGGGATCATCAATCTCAACAATATCGAGCTGGGCCACATTCTGCCCGTCAACCCGGATAACACCGGATTCATCAATGCTGACCTCTCCGCCCGGAGGAATGTTTACAGCTCCTCCGCCAGCAAGAACCGGATAGCCTTCAGATGTTACCAGTTGGCCATCGGGACTCATTTCAAAACTGCCGTCACGGGTGTAAAAAACATCTGCTCCCTTCTGAATTTTAAAGAATCCATCACCGTTTATGGCCAGATCCAGTGGATTTCCTGTACTCTGCAAGGCTCCCTGACTGAGATCCACGACTTCTTCAGACAGCCTCGGACGAGCCATAATTTTAGGTTCTGGAAAAAGGTCTTTATCCCTGATGAAAGGCTTGGAATCGACAACATAATCATGGGCAAAACGTAAAAAAGTATCCTGAAACGCACATGAGTCGCGTTTGTAACCGGTTGTATTAATGTTCGCCAAATTATTGGCGGTGATATCTACTCTGTGTTCATTTGACATTGCACCGAAAAGTGCGCTGAACATACTGTCACGCATGGCTTTCCTCCTGAAATGGCTATTTGCCAGCTTTAATCTCGTACAGTTCTTTGCAAGCTGCGGGCCAAAAAAATTTTGAGGGATAACATTCACAGGTGAAGCTATTTTTAAAATCATTAATTCTTGACTTAGCCCTTAATTAGGGTATTGCGTATTCGTACCCAACATTTCCCCGAGGTTTACCGCCCCCTCCGTCTTGAACATTTCCCCAAATATTCAAGATATCCCGGTTGCCTTGGGGATCTCTTTTAGGCACAAAAAAAGGCCTCCGAAAAATTCGGAGACCTTAAATAGTGCTTAATTATTTTATAAAAACGAGGTGCTTAAATTAATAAGCCAACCTCAAATGAGTCTAAGTTTTTTTACAGAATCCCTATATATTAATGTTATCCCACAAGATGAACAATAACACCTGTTACTGACTCCGGGATAATTCCCTGAGTGGCATCAGTATCAAAAGTAGCCTTTGTCGCATCCAGCACTTCAAACGGTCCGGTAGCGGGATCACTGAAAAAGCCCTGCGTAGCAGGAAGAATGTAAACTTCACCGGGAGCACCGGTCTCAGTATGCCCCGAATCTCCGGCACTGAAATAACCGGGATCATGAGCTGTTATATGTCCGGCCGGTCCGGCAACGATGTTATCAGTCATTATGGGCATAACTGTTTCCTTTTTAAAAATGTGATGCTATAACCATTTTCATTAATAATAAGTTAACACAGGTTCAGTGCAAGTCAAGAGAACTTGAAACTAAGGACTCACTCCACCTGTATTTTATGCAGCAAGCCTCTTAAATATAAGATTAACATCAATTTTAAGGCGCTATGGTGTTAGAGAGAGTCAAACCAGTTTTTGTTAATTGGCTTGACATTGGGCGGTGATGTGCCTACGTTGCTGTCCTCGGTGCGGGTGCAACTCAGCTTCAGTGAAGTTCAGAAACCCTTTTATTACGGGCCTGCCCCGTCATCCGCATCAGGCCTCAAATTGTGACCTTATGTGGGGTTGTCTGATGCTGAGGTGGGCCTTTTCGGTCCACTTTTTTTTATTTTATTCAACTTTTTATTTGGCGGAGACGATTTTGGATCAAGGCGGACTTGAAAAAACAATTACTGATATGATCAAACCGGAAATCGAGGCTATGGGTCTCAATTTATGGGGTGTGGAAATCACATCTGCCAACCGCCCGGTAGTCCGTATCTTTCTTGACTCCGATCAGGGCGTAGACATTGACAAATGTGCTGAAGTCAGCCGCCACCTGAGTCTGATGTTCGAAGTCGAGGATATTATGGATTTTGCCTATATCCTTGAAGTGTCTTCACCAGGACTTGAACGCCGCTTTTTCACTCCACAGCAGATGGAGCCGTACACCGGCAGAAAAGTAGAGATTACAATGGGCATTTCCCGCGATGGCCGGAAACGTTTCAAAGGTACACTCGAAAAAACCGGAGACAGCACACTCACACTCAGGCTTGCCGATCAGGATGAAACTGTCGAGCTTGAATATGAAGACATCAAAAAAGCCAAACTCGTTCACGAGTTTAAAAAATAATAACACAAGCACTTATTTTGCTTTTTCGCCACTCTGCAAACTGTAGCAGGTGCCGGAATGGAGGATCAAATGGGTTCTGAATTAAAAAAAGCTATCGACCAAATCAGCAAGGACAGAGGTA
Above is a window of Maridesulfovibrio bastinii DSM 16055 DNA encoding:
- the flgA gene encoding flagellar basal body P-ring formation chaperone FlgA, translating into MMNMQEIITRTVKPLLLTVAAVVTLALVFGSAHADNKKDDWRIKIKSAAVTSGPRVTLGEIAEFYGNLPPKTVRDLSAVELWNAAPKGRRALTVSRDKLKKVLYHYLGELVSKCIIPSQIRIQTGGRILSEVEIRSKVVNFLTPNLAAFDGQTELDKFMLPDYIFFSDPTDRLSVELNGKLEPGRNNIRLNVVSIDGRVVRRISSSFFLNLWRAVPCPVRPINRLEEITPDLLTWKRKNIAYLGSEVWDGKGGPWRVKSPIGTGQPIKKSSIELSPVVARGDNVSLEYRGVNIRLSVPAEVLEDGGIGETVTVRNLQSKVKILAKVINASTVRVR
- the flgF gene encoding flagellar basal-body rod protein FlgF, producing MRDSMFSALFGAMSNEHRVDITANNLANINTTGYKRDSCAFQDTFLRFAHDYVVDSKPFIRDKDLFPEPKIMARPRLSEEVVDLSQGALQSTGNPLDLAINGDGFFKIQKGADVFYTRDGSFEMSPDGQLVTSEGYPVLAGGGAVNIPPGGEVSIDESGVIRVDGQNVAQLDIVEIDDPKGLKKEGENLFSFDGNEVPSDSTVKQGFIEKSNVEIVTEMVSMIESQRTFEMYQKMLTGTDTLDKTVIDKVGSVRA
- the rimP gene encoding ribosome maturation factor RimP; translation: MDQGGLEKTITDMIKPEIEAMGLNLWGVEITSANRPVVRIFLDSDQGVDIDKCAEVSRHLSLMFEVEDIMDFAYILEVSSPGLERRFFTPQQMEPYTGRKVEITMGISRDGRKRFKGTLEKTGDSTLTLRLADQDETVELEYEDIKKAKLVHEFKK
- the flgG gene encoding flagellar basal-body rod protein FlgG translates to MMRSLWTAATGMVAQQTHIDVLSNNLANVNTQGFKKSRAEFEDLMYQTMQIAGATNQAGNRLPTGMQVGLGVKPVTVHKFFSQGTFQNTGNTLDVAIEGRGFFRVDYNGEDAYTRAGAFELDSDGRLVTAQGYPLQPEFVVPPETSSVVITEQGRFSALDKNGVELAGVDVPIYDFINPPGLNAIGKNLYLETEGSGAAVEGVPGDDQFGTLSQGYLEGSNVELVDEMVGLIVGQRAYETNSKAMTTSDSMLQTAINVKR